GACCCGCCGCGGATGTCGGCCATCTCGGCGTCGGTCTTCTCCAAGAGCGACTCGCCGTGGAAGCGGACGTCGCCCGACATCACTTCGCCCGGTTCCTCGACGATGCCGACGATGCTGTCGGCCAGCACGCTCTTGCCGCTCCCGCTCTCCCCGACGAGACCGACGATTTCGCCGGACTCGATGGTGAGGTCCACGCCGTCCACGGCCTCGACCTCCCCGCGGGGCGTCGGAAACGCGGTGTGTAGATTCTCGACTTCGAGTAAGGTCATCGTTCTTCCACCTCTCCTTCGCTCACGTCGAAGATGTCTCGCAAGCCGTCGCCGAGCATGTTGAACGCCAGCACCGTGACCATGATGGCGAACCCGGGCATCACGCTAATCCACCACGCTTGGTCGATGAACTGGCGGCCGTCCGACAGCAGGAGCCCCCACGTCGGCGTCGTGGGCTTGACGCCGAGACCGAGGAACGACAGTCCCGCCTCGGCGAGAATCGCCAGCGGAATCATCAGCGTCCCCTGCACGATGAGCGGAGCCACCGCGTTCGGCAGTATCTCCCGGAACATGATGCGCCGGTCGGTCATCCCGATGGCGCGGGCGGCGGTGACGTACTCCTCCTCGCGGAGCGACAGCACCTCCCCCCGGACCAGTCTGGCGAAGTCGTCGATGTACGCGATACCGATGGCGATGACGACGTTCACCACCCCGAGTCCGCCGGAGATGGCGATGATGGCGACCCCGAGGATGAGTTCGGGGAACGCCCACTGGAAGTCCACGTACCGCATCAGCACGCTGTCTATCCACCCGCCGTAGTACCCGGCGAGGACGCCGATGGTCGTGCCTATCGTGAACGCCACCGCGACGGTCGCCAGCGCGACCAGCAGCGACACCCGTGCGCCGAAGATGATGCGCGAGAGGATGTCGTGACCGAACGAGTCGGTGCCGAGGACGTGGAGCACCTCCTCGGTCTGGGGGTCGCTGTCGAAGTCGCCGACGCTCTGCTCGCCGGGCGACTTCATGAAGCCGTAGGTCGCCTCCGGGTCGTGGGGCGCGACGAACGGCGCGAACACGGCGGTCACCACGAACGCGACGACGACCACCGCGCCGAACAGCGCCATCTTGTCGGCCAGCAGACCGTCCACGATGCGCTGGCCCAGCGTCTTGTGCTCCTCTATCTGTTCGTCCTGCTGGTACTCGGGCGGTACGTCGGTCGGTCCCGGTTCGGCGGGCGAGTTCGGTCCCACCCCGGGCGATTGGTCCTCCGTCACGCGTCGTCACCTCCGTAGCGAATCCGCGGGTCGATGAACGTGTACGCCACGTCCACCAGCAGATTGGTGAACACCATCACGCCCGCGACCAGCAGGATGACCGCTTGGGTCACCGGATAGTCGCGGTCGAGCATCGAGTCCACGAGCAGTCGTCCCAGCCCCTTGATGCCGAACACGAGTTCGACCGTCACGCTCCCGACCAGCACGAGCGCGAGTTGGATGCCCGCGACCGTAACGACGGGAATCAGGGCGTTCTGCAGGGCGTGTTTGAACAGCCGAACCCGGCCGTTCACCCCCTTGGCGAGAGCGGTCCGCATGTACTGCTCGTTCTGCACTTCGAGCAGCGACGACCGCATCATCCGCATCACGATGGCCGAGTACGGCAGGCCGACCGCGATAGCCGGCAGGATGATGCTCTCGAACCACGGCACGACGCCCTCGCTGATGGGCGTGTAGCCGAACACCGGCAGCAGGTCGAACCAGACCCCGAACACCAGCGCCAGCAGGATGCCCACGAAGAACGCGGGCATCGAGACGCCCATGAACGCGGTCACGGTCGCCACGTAGTCCAGCGGTTCGTTCTTGCGGACGGCGCTGACGATGCCGGTAGGCAGGGCGACGCCGAGGCCGATTACCACCGCGAGCGCCCGATAGACAGCGTCTTCGGGGCGGCCTGCGCGATGAGGGTGGTGACCTCCTGACTCGACGTGATGGACTGACCGAGGTCGAGGACGAGCATGTCGGTCATCCAATCGACGTACTGGACGTACATCGGCTGGTTCAGGCCCAGTTGGTTGCGAAGCGCCTCCACGGCCTCCGGCGTGGCCTCCTGACCGAGCATCGCCGCGACGGGGCCGCCGGGGATGAGCCGGAGTCCGACGAACACGGTCGTCGCGACTAACCACATGATGAACGCCGCGTGCAGTACCCGTTTGACGATGTATTTACGCATTTGTCACTCGTCGAGCCACGTCGTGTGGAAGTTCCGCAGGAAGGGGATGTGGGTGAACCCCTTCACGTTCGACCGCCGGGCCGCCACGTCGTCCTGGTGAATCAGGTAGGCGTGGGGCACGTCCGCGATGAGCTTGTCCTCCAACTGCTGGAGGAGCTGTTTGCGCTCGTCGCGGTCGAGCGCCTTTCGCTGTTCGGCGAGCAGTCGGTGAACCTCGTCGTTCTCGTAGTTGACCCAGTTCCAGACGCCGTCCGCGCTCGGCTTGCGGTAGAAGTTGTACAGCGACTGGTCCGGGTCGGGGTCGCCGACGCTCCCGCTGATGGTCGTGTCGTAGTTGCCCTTCTCGTAGCGCTCCCAGTAGGTCGAGGAGGTGACCTGCTCGACGCTCACGTCGAAGCCCGCCTTGTTGAGCTGCTGGCGCATCGCCTTCGCGGCGCGGAGGCTGTCCTTCGTGGTGAGGATGCTGAAACTCGCGCCCGACGCGCCCGACTCCTCGAGGAGCTGGCTCCCCTTCTCGGGGTCGTAGCTCTGGTCGTCGGGTTTGTCCTCGCGCCACACCCACTCGGTCGCCTTGTTGATGGGACCCTTGGCGGAGATGGCGTTCCCGAAGTAGGCGGTCTGGATGAACTGCTCGTTGTTGATGGACTTCGCGACGCCCATCCGGGCCTTCTTGGAGCCGAACGGCTCGCGGTCCTGATTCATCGCGAGACCGTACCAGTTGACGCCCGGCGCCGAGAGCTTCTCGACCTCTCCCGCCTGCTCGACCTTGTCGATGTTCTGGAGGGGGACGAGGTTGGCGAAATCGACGTCGCCGCCCCGGAGCGCGTTGACCAGCGTGGCCGGTTCCGAGATGGGATTGATGTCGATACCGTCGAGGTACGGGAGCGAGTTCCCGTTCTCGTCGGTCTCGAAGTAGTCGTCGAACGCGTCGAGCGTGATGCCGGACCCGACCTCGTGCTTCGTGACCTTGAACGGTCCAGTGCCGACGGGCTTGATTTTGTACTGGTCGGCACCCATCTCCTCGATGGCGTTCTTGTTGACGATGGTCGCGGCCCGGCCCGGTCCCCGAGTGAGGTAGATGAGCGCGGGTGCCATCGCCTCCGAGAAGTTGAGTTCGACCTCGTAGTCGCCCTTGACGTTCACGCCGCCTTCGTCCACGGGTTTGAGCGACCCGAGCTTTCCGGCGGCCGGGGCCTCGTTGGAGATGGTCCGGTTGATTGTGTACTTCACGTCCTCGGCGGTGAACTCGTCGCCGTTGTGGAACTTGACGCCCTCTCGGAGCTGGAAGGTGAACTTCTTGCCGTCGTTCTCGACCGTCCAGTCCTTCGCGAGGTCGCCCCGCACCGTCAGGTCCTTCTTCAGGGTCACGAGACCGTTGAACACGTTGCCCGCGACTTGGAAGTACTGACCCACGCTGATGTACGGCGGGTCCAGCACGTCGATGCTGCCGGTGAACCACGCCGCCTGCAGGCGACCGCCCTGCTTCTGGTTCGCGTCGGCCTGCGTCTCGGTCTCGGTTTCGGTCCCGTCGCCGCCGGACGCGGTCGTCCCCTGCGATTCGCCGCCGTCGCCCCCGCCCAGACACCCCGCCATCCCCGCGAGTCCCGTCGCCCCCAGCAGCTTCATCGTCGTTCTGCGGTCCACAACCGGTCCGCTCAGCGCTTCGTCTGACACACCGTTCGCCTCACCGTCTCCACTGTTACCGTCTATCATGCTCGTACTCAATACCAGTCTGGTTCACCCTCTTGGTATTGTGACCGTCTATATTCGGGCTATCCGGAAAACCACGTTACTGCGGGCAATCAGTACCCCATTCGAAGGGGTTAATCAGCTCGGGCGACTTTGGAAATCCCATGCGCGAAGTGACGCTCCGGTTGCGCCACCACGGCGAACCCGAGAGCGACATCAGCGAGAGATACCCGGACATCACGCTCGAATCCGCCTCGTCGCTGACCGGGAGCGCGGCCGAGCGCAAACGAATCATCGAGATTACGGGTCCGGCCGACTCGATAGAGGGGTTCCTCGACGACTTCGAGGCCGCGGACCCGGTTCTCGACGTGACGCCGCTCACGTCGTTCGACGCCGCGCGGGTCGCGGTCGCCATCACCTACGATAGCTACCAATGGGACAGCATCTCCCAGCGACTCTCGGACATGGGAATTCACCACCGCACCGGGACGACGATTACCGCGGGATGGGAGCGCTGGACGGTGTACGTCGAAGACGGCGACGACGTGAGCGAGATAATCGAGTCGCTGGAACGCGCGGGCAACGACGCGGAACTAGTCCGGGACGTCGCGCTCAGCGAACTCGACGGACAGAGCCACCTCGAACTGTTCGAGATACTGGAGGACGAACTCACGCCCAGACAGTTGGAGGTGCTGAAGACGGCCATCGACCGCGGGTACTACAGGCCGAAGACCGACGTGACCATCGAGGACATCAGCGACGCGGTCGGTATCGCGCCGACGACGACGTGGGAACATCTCGCCCAAGCCGAACACAAAGTGATGGACCAAATCGGCGAGTATCTCCTGTAGCGGTGTCGGCCGTTCTCCGCC
This portion of the Halorussus sp. MSC15.2 genome encodes:
- a CDS encoding ABC transporter permease: MTEDQSPGVGPNSPAEPGPTDVPPEYQQDEQIEEHKTLGQRIVDGLLADKMALFGAVVVVAFVVTAVFAPFVAPHDPEATYGFMKSPGEQSVGDFDSDPQTEEVLHVLGTDSFGHDILSRIIFGARVSLLVALATVAVAFTIGTTIGVLAGYYGGWIDSVLMRYVDFQWAFPELILGVAIIAISGGLGVVNVVIAIGIAYIDDFARLVRGEVLSLREEEYVTAARAIGMTDRRIMFREILPNAVAPLIVQGTLMIPLAILAEAGLSFLGLGVKPTTPTWGLLLSDGRQFIDQAWWISVMPGFAIMVTVLAFNMLGDGLRDIFDVSEGEVEER
- a CDS encoding ABC transporter permease — its product is MVIGLGVALPTGIVSAVRKNEPLDYVATVTAFMGVSMPAFFVGILLALVFGVWFDLLPVFGYTPISEGVVPWFESIILPAIAVGLPYSAIVMRMMRSSLLEVQNEQYMRTALAKGVNGRVRLFKHALQNALIPVVTVAGIQLALVLVGSVTVELVFGIKGLGRLLVDSMLDRDYPVTQAVILLVAGVMVFTNLLVDVAYTFIDPRIRYGGDDA
- a CDS encoding ABC transporter permease → MRKYIVKRVLHAAFIMWLVATTVFVGLRLIPGGPVAAMLGQEATPEAVEALRNQLGLNQPMYVQYVDWMTDMLVLDLGQSITSSQEVTTLIAQAAPKTLSIGRSRW
- a CDS encoding ABC transporter substrate-binding protein translates to MSDEALSGPVVDRRTTMKLLGATGLAGMAGCLGGGDGGESQGTTASGGDGTETETETQADANQKQGGRLQAAWFTGSIDVLDPPYISVGQYFQVAGNVFNGLVTLKKDLTVRGDLAKDWTVENDGKKFTFQLREGVKFHNGDEFTAEDVKYTINRTISNEAPAAGKLGSLKPVDEGGVNVKGDYEVELNFSEAMAPALIYLTRGPGRAATIVNKNAIEEMGADQYKIKPVGTGPFKVTKHEVGSGITLDAFDDYFETDENGNSLPYLDGIDINPISEPATLVNALRGGDVDFANLVPLQNIDKVEQAGEVEKLSAPGVNWYGLAMNQDREPFGSKKARMGVAKSINNEQFIQTAYFGNAISAKGPINKATEWVWREDKPDDQSYDPEKGSQLLEESGASGASFSILTTKDSLRAAKAMRQQLNKAGFDVSVEQVTSSTYWERYEKGNYDTTISGSVGDPDPDQSLYNFYRKPSADGVWNWVNYENDEVHRLLAEQRKALDRDERKQLLQQLEDKLIADVPHAYLIHQDDVAARRSNVKGFTHIPFLRNFHTTWLDE
- a CDS encoding helix-turn-helix domain-containing protein, with translation MREVTLRLRHHGEPESDISERYPDITLESASSLTGSAAERKRIIEITGPADSIEGFLDDFEAADPVLDVTPLTSFDAARVAVAITYDSYQWDSISQRLSDMGIHHRTGTTITAGWERWTVYVEDGDDVSEIIESLERAGNDAELVRDVALSELDGQSHLELFEILEDELTPRQLEVLKTAIDRGYYRPKTDVTIEDISDAVGIAPTTTWEHLAQAEHKVMDQIGEYLL